From Oncorhynchus masou masou isolate Uvic2021 chromosome 7, UVic_Omas_1.1, whole genome shotgun sequence, one genomic window encodes:
- the LOC135543550 gene encoding ras-related protein ralB-B-like yields MSTGKSKNQSSLVLHKVIMVGSGGVGKSALTLQFMYDEFVEDYEPTKADSYRKKVVLDGEEVQIDILDTAGQEDYAAIRDNYFRSGEGFLLVFSITEHESFTATSEFREQIMRVKAENDTIPLLVVGNKSDLEDRRQVSLDEVRAKAEEWGVQYVETSAKTRANVDKVFFDLMREVRKKKMSESKDKGGKEGKIKKAFKCCLL; encoded by the exons ATGTCTACCGGAAAGAGTAAGAACCAGAGCTCTCTGGTGCTGCACAAGGTGATCATGGTGGGAAGTGGCGGTGTCGGCAAGTCAGCCCTCACTCTGCAGTTCATGTATGATGAG TTTGTGGAGGATTACGAGCCCACCAAGGCAGACAGCTACAGGAAGAAGGTGGTGCTGGATGGAGAGGAGGTCCAGATCGACATCCTGGACACAGCTGGGCAGGAGGACTATGCTGCCATCAGAGACAACTACTTCCGGAGCGGAGAGGGCTTCCTGCTAGTCTTCTCCATCACCGAACATGAGTCGTTCACCGCCACCTCAGAGTTCCG GGAGCAGATTATGCGGGTGAAAGCAGAGAACGATACCATCCCTCTGTTGGTGGTGGGGAACAAGTCTGATCTGGAGGACCGCAGGCAGGTGTCGTTGGACGAGGTCCGGGCCAAGGCAGAGGAGTGGGGGGTGCAGTACGTGGAGACCTCAGCCAAGACACGAGCCAACGTTGACAAG GTGTTCTTTGATCTTATGAGGGAGGTGCGAAAAAAGAAAATGTCAGAGAGTAAAGACAAGGGTGGAAAAGAAGGCAAGATCAAGAAGGCTTTCAAATGTTGTCTTCTTTGA